The Henckelia pumila isolate YLH828 chromosome 2, ASM3356847v2, whole genome shotgun sequence genome includes a window with the following:
- the LOC140883293 gene encoding uncharacterized protein → MECNKDEAIRAKGIAEKKLENNDFEGAQKMAKRAQSIYPELENIMQLITICDVHCSSQKRILVADKDWYAILQVDRLADHLTIKKQYRRLALFLHPDKNRFPGAESAFKLICEANAVLSDPVKKSLYDHKIKVSVRSAPASSPTVNINKRKSQFINKPRSQDSVYSNVNRRQAAQSGSSTRLDAFWTACPSCGIKYQYQRQFVNMLLRCQKCSLQFTAYEESAEGVSSKSKQGQHGPQPMTSKPSFTQPAASIVKENQADFRMDTQNEKGNQSSFTDMHDDADMKPVQQEPGIKKRCSGAAKTESVARSSRDSKTKARGFCTGNLSNGHMEGKLDELRGFNAGNVAAGIGCDDTTATETNYGPVLSPRRSSRKRQHVTSTHQASLERKLREDNVEEQNDALDSENSRHCNKNSFPTDVYPSKVKGKQMETVHSVGKSWHKDADNAYDVKAGGKNGALPRTGADTAEIKSDSGKDSYSTANPDGRLYEVPDPEFGDFDKDRDESLFAVDQIWACYDTVDGMPRFYAKVKKILKSPFGLKFTWFEADPKDEPGKKWVDEGLPAGCGHFELGRTEETRDFLSFSHKMCCKRGQKRGSFMIYPRVGETWAIFKDWSITWNSVPDNHEFKYEIVEVLSDFVAASGIEVCHLDRIRGFVSLFQRNSQSKSFFIGPTELYRFSHRVPCFKMTGHETAGVPEGSFELDPASLPLNPENLYYPGKAKMEQEDLQHGVDSLCAESAKQRGKTMTSEGWSAAKDSVEGADGESLKLRRSPRKMKFSGEKGN, encoded by the coding sequence ATGGAATGCAACAAAGATGAGGCCATTCGGGCCAAGGGTATTGCTGAGAAGAAGTTGGAGAATAATGACTTTGAAGGGGCTCAAAAGATGGCTAAGAGAGCACAAAGTATTTACCCTGAACTAGAGAATATTATGCAGCTCATAACCATATGTGATGTTCACTGTTCATCTCAAAAGAGGATATTGGTAGCTGACAAAGATTGGTATGCAATTCTCCAAGTTGATCGGTTGGCCGATCATTTGACCATCAAAAAACAATACCGACGACTTGCACTCTTTCTCCACCCTGACAAGAACAGATTTCCAGGTGCGGAGTCTGCTTTTAAGTTGATTTGTGAAGCCAATGCTGTACTTTCAGATCCTGTAAAGAAATCTTTGTACGACCATAAGATTAAAGTTTCCGTTAGATCTGCTCCAGCAAGTTCACCTACTGTTAACATAAACAAAAGAAAATCTCAATTTATCAACAAACCTAGATCTCAGGACAGTGTTTATAGCAATGTGAATCGACGTCAAGCAGCACAGTCCGGTTCTTCTACCAGACTGGATGCATTCTGGACGGCATGTCCATCCTGTGGAATAAAATACCAATATCAGAGACAGTTTGTGAACATGCTTTTGCGTTGCCAGAAATGCTCATTGCAATTCACGGCTTATGAAGAAAGTGCTGAGGgtgtttcatcaaaatccaaaCAGGGCCAGCATGGTCCTCAACCCATGACTTCAAAACCCAGCTTCACTCAACCAGCTGCTTCTATAGTAAAGGAGAATCAGGCTGACTTTAGGATGGACACTCAAAATGAAAAAGGGAATCAATCATCATTTACCGATATGCATGATGATGCCGACATGAAACCAGTTCAACAAGAACCAGGGATCAAGAAACGTTGCTCTGGGGCTGCCAAGACAGAAAGTGTTGCCAGAAGCAGTAGGGATTCAAAAACTAAGGCAAGAGGTTTCTGTACAGGGAATTTGTCAAATGGTCATATGGAAGGCAAATTAGATGAGTTGAGAGGATTTAATGCAGGAAACGTGGCTGCTGGGATAGGTTGCGATGATACTACTGCAACTGAGACGAATTATGGACCTGTCCTATCCCCTCGGAGATCAAGTAGGAAAAGGCAGCATGTAACATCCACTCATCAGGCATCACTTGAAAGGAAGCTACGAGAAGATAATGTAGAGGAACAAAACGATGCTTTGGATAGTGAAAATTCCAGACATTGCAATAAAAATAGTTTTCCTACTGATGTGTATCCCTCAAAAGTGAAAGGAAAGCAAATGGAAACTGTCCATTCTGTTGGAAAGTCATGGCACAAGGATGCTGATAATGCTTATGATGTCAAGGCAGGAGGAAAAAACGGTGCTTTGCCAAGAACTGGTGCTGACACGGCTGAAATCAAAAGTGATTCCGGCAAAGATTCGTATTCTACCGCTAATCCAGATGGAAGATTGTATGAAGTTCCTGATCCGGAATTTGGTGATTTTGATAAAGATAGAGATGAAAGTCTTTTTGCTGTTGATCAAATATGGGCTTGTTATGATACAGTAGATGGCATGCCaagattctatgccaaggtgaAGAAGATACTGAAGTCTCCATTTGGTTTGAAGTTTACATGGTTTGAAGCTGATCCCAAAGATGAACCTGGCAAGAAATGGGTAGATGAGGGGTTACCTGCTGGTTGTGGCCATTTTGAGCTTGGAAGAACTGAAGAAACTAGGGACTTTCTTTCATTCTCACATAAAATGTGTTGTAAAAGAGGGCAGAAGAGAGGTTCTTTTATGATATACCCTAGAGTGGGGGAAACTTGGGCTATTTTCAAGGACTGGAGTATAACCTGGAATTCAGTTCCAGATAATCATGAGTTCAAATACGAAATTGTGGAGGTGCTCTCAGATTTTGTTGCAGCTTCTGGCATAGAAGTTTGTCACCTGGATAGAATTAGAGGGTTTGTGAGCCTTTTCCAGAGAAATAGTCAAAGCAAATCCTTTTTTATAGGGCCGACGGAACTTTACAGGTTCTCTCATCGTGTTCCCTGTTTCAAAATGACTGGCCATGAAACAGCGGGAGTGCCAGAAGGCTCTTTTGAGCTAGATCCTGCTTCCCTACCACTTAATCCTGAGAACTTGTATTACCCTGGCAAAGCAAAGATGGAACAAGAAGATTTGCAACATGGAGTTGATAGTTTGTGTGCAGAATCAGCTAAACAAAGGGGTAAAACTATGACATCCGAGGGTTGGAGTGCTGCAAAAGATTCTGTTGAGGGTGCGGACGGTGAATCTCTAAAACTCCGGAGATCTCCTAGAAAAATGAAATTTAGTGGGGAGAAAGGAAATTGA
- the LOC140882650 gene encoding uncharacterized protein yields MAYTVTPQMSITECHDLRGLKLSACQADLNCGTSHYSRMRARIPISCPVKCNDKTQSHMRQNEIYGSGPTASLLMFRGKQTSVCLEGVSKGNQKEGSLNGYKMGIETKFNGKNHSSQHSYSSKFSLDGPFVKNDEITNNEILYSFCYRGKFLDATRLLDVMARRNQIPDSPSCIKLIRGLINVEQTDKATKVLQLMVMSGGVPDIITHNLLIGGLCRKGQLSAAIDVLEDMSLSGCPPDVITFNTIIRSMFDRGKIGQAIQFWKDQLRKGCPPYVITCTILIELVCKYSGVVRALETVEDLIVEGCYPDMVTYNSMINISCKQGKYEDAMLVVQNLLSHGMVPNSVTYNTILHSLCTYGCWDEVDEILRFMNDPSNRPTVVTYNILINGLCKHDLLTRAIDFLDQMVLHDLSPDIVTYNTLLRALCKERMMDEVIETLYCLGNTTCPPTLITYNIVIDGLAREGFMEKAMYVYSNMVRCKLNPDDVTYRCLLWGFCRSDLVEEAVQLLRVMDENKRNVRDNCYRFIIHRLCQKKKVDMAIEVIEMFTSSRRKNDPDVYSYIILGVRSAGMADEATELQQKLIELKLLEEQSLLGKTNG; encoded by the coding sequence ATGGCTTATACTGTTACACCACAGATGTCAATAACCGAGTGTCATGATTTGCGAGGACTGAAATTATCCGCTTGTCAAGCAGATCTCAATTGTGGAACTAGCCACTATTCACGTATGAGGGCTCGGATTCCAATAAGTTGTCCAGTTAAGTGTAACGACAAAACTCAATCTCACATGAGGCAGAATGAAATCTATGGCTCTGGACCAACTGCTTCTCTGTTGATGTTTAGAGGGAAGCAAACTAGTGTCTGTCTGGAAGGAGTGAGCAAAGGAAACCAAAAGGAGGGGAGCTTGAATGGATATAAGATGGGCATTGAGACAAAATTCAATGGGAAAAACCATTCTAGTCAACATTCTTATTCTTCAAAGTTTTCTTTAGATGGACCTTTTGTCAAAAATGATGAAATCACTAACAATGAGATTCTTTATAGTTTCTGCTATCGTGGGAAATTTCTTGATGCAACAAGGCTATTAGATGTGATGGCACGTAGAAACCAAATTCCAGATTCTCCTTCCTGCATAAAGTTGATTAGGGGCCTAATCAATGTTGAGCAGACAGACAAAGCCACTAAGGTTCTTCAACTCATGGTTATGTCTGGCGGAGTTCCTGATATTATCACACACAACTTGCTAATTGGTGGTTTGTGTAGAAAGGGGCAGCTTAGTGCTGCTATTGATGTCTTGGAGGACATGAGCTTGAGTGGTTGCCCTCCTGATGTTATTACTTTTAACACAataataagaagcatgtttgaTCGTGGTAAGATTGGTCAGGCCATCCAATTCTGGAAGGACCAGCTCAGAAAGGGTTGCCCTCCTTATGTAATAACCTGCACAATCCTCATTGAGTTGGTGTGCAAATATAGTGGTGTGGTACGTGCTTTGGAAACTGTGGAAGATCTGATAGTTGAAGGATGTTATCCTGATATGGTGACATATAATTCCATGATCAATATTTCCTGTAAACAAGGGAAATATGAAGATGCCATGTTGGTTGTCCAGAATCTGTTGTCGCATGGAATGGTACCCAATTCGGTAACTTACAACACTATTCTCCATTCACTTTGTACATACGGATGTTGGGATGAAGTGGATGAGATCCTACGATTCATGAATGACCCATCAAACCGTCCTACAGTTGTGacttataatattttaataaatggtTTGTGCAAGCATGACCTTCTAACTCGTGCCATTGACTTCCTTGATCAGATGGTTTTACACGATTTATCTCCTGATATAGTCACTTATAATACACTTTTACGTGCTCTTTGCAAGGAGCGCATGATGGATGAAGTTATTGAAACTCTTTACTGCTTGGGAAATACTACATGTCCACCAACTTTAATAACATACAATATTGTGATTGATGGATTGGCGAGGGAAGGGTTCATGGAGAAAGCAATGTATGTTTACAGTAACATGGTACGATGTAAGCTTAATCCCGATGATGTTACCTATCGATGCCTACTTTGGGGGTTCTGTCGGTCAGATTTGGTTGAAGAAGCTGTACAATTGCTTAGGGTGATGGATGAGAACAAGCGTAACGTAAGAGACAACTGCTACAGATTCATAATACATAGATTGTGTCAGAAGAAGAAAGTGGATATGGCCATCGAAGTTAtagaaatgtttacttcaagtAGAAGGAAGAATGACCCTGATGTTTATTCCTACATAATTCTAGGAGTACGTTCAGCCGGCATGGCTGATGAAGCTACAGAATTGCAGCAGAAGCTGATAGAGCTGAAGCTTTTGGAAGAACAATCCTTGTTGGGTAAAACAAATGGATGA